Proteins encoded within one genomic window of Formosa agariphila KMM 3901:
- a CDS encoding ABC transporter ATP-binding protein has translation MKALKHVNKYFLKYKYQLLFGIAITIIARIFMLVTPRFVREIFKVVEDYKAGTITEVSVVRAELLEDILYIIGAAIIAGLFTFLMRQTIINMSRHIEFDLKNEIYQQYQRLSLNFYKKNRTGDLMNRISEDVSRVRMYAGPAIMYTINTITLFIIALLYMYSEAPTLTLYTILPLPFLSFAIYKLSKEIHKRSTIVQVYLSKLSTFTQESFSGISVIKANGIEVQTSENFEALSQGSKDKQLALVRIQALFFPMMVLLIGLSNLIVIYIGGKQYIDGEIESLGTIAEFIIYVNMLTWPVATVGWVTSIIQQAEASQARINEFLDLEPEIQNHNETPSNIHGNIEFKKVSFTYDDTNIEALKDISFTINHGETLAIIGKTGSGKSTILDLIGRLYDCNSGIISIDNTAIKDLNLYSLRDSIGYVPQDAFLFSDSIKNNIKFGKEDATDENVIQAAKLAQVHGNISKFAKGYDTVLGERGITLSGGQKQRVSIARAIIKDPKILLFDDCLSAVDTETEEKILKNLYRVAAGKTTVIVSHRVSSAKNADKIIVLDDGKILQQGSHKTLINTEGYYKTLYLKQLSEKEIS, from the coding sequence ATGAAAGCCCTAAAACACGTTAACAAATACTTTCTTAAATACAAATATCAATTACTTTTCGGAATCGCCATTACTATAATTGCCCGCATTTTTATGTTGGTTACCCCGCGATTTGTTCGAGAAATATTTAAAGTCGTTGAAGATTATAAAGCTGGTACAATTACAGAAGTATCTGTGGTTCGTGCAGAACTCTTAGAAGACATTCTATATATAATAGGAGCCGCCATAATTGCTGGGTTATTTACCTTCTTAATGCGACAAACTATCATTAATATGTCCAGACATATAGAATTCGATTTAAAAAACGAAATCTATCAGCAATATCAACGCTTGTCTTTAAACTTCTATAAGAAAAATAGAACTGGAGATTTAATGAATAGGATTAGTGAAGACGTTAGTCGTGTAAGAATGTATGCGGGTCCAGCAATCATGTACACGATTAACACTATTACCCTCTTTATTATTGCGCTATTATATATGTATAGCGAAGCACCTACACTTACACTCTACACTATTTTACCGCTTCCGTTTTTATCGTTCGCTATTTACAAACTGAGTAAAGAAATTCATAAACGTAGTACCATTGTACAAGTGTATTTGTCTAAACTATCCACATTTACGCAAGAGAGTTTTAGTGGTATTTCTGTAATTAAAGCCAACGGCATAGAAGTTCAAACTTCAGAAAATTTTGAAGCCCTTTCACAAGGAAGTAAAGACAAACAATTGGCCTTAGTTCGCATACAAGCTTTGTTTTTTCCTATGATGGTTTTACTTATAGGATTAAGTAATTTAATTGTAATTTACATTGGCGGGAAACAATATATAGACGGAGAAATAGAAAGTTTAGGAACCATTGCTGAATTTATTATTTACGTAAACATGCTTACCTGGCCTGTAGCCACTGTAGGATGGGTAACGTCTATTATTCAGCAAGCTGAAGCTTCTCAAGCCAGAATCAATGAGTTTTTAGATTTAGAACCAGAAATTCAAAATCATAACGAAACACCTTCAAACATTCATGGGAATATCGAATTTAAAAAGGTATCCTTTACTTACGACGACACCAATATAGAAGCTTTAAAAGACATTAGTTTTACCATAAATCATGGCGAAACTTTAGCTATAATTGGAAAAACAGGTTCTGGTAAATCGACTATTCTAGACCTCATCGGGAGATTATACGATTGTAATTCAGGTATTATTTCAATTGATAACACAGCCATTAAAGACCTCAACTTATACAGTCTACGCGATAGTATAGGTTATGTGCCTCAAGATGCATTCTTGTTTTCAGATTCAATTAAAAACAATATTAAATTTGGAAAAGAAGATGCTACAGACGAAAACGTAATTCAAGCAGCAAAACTCGCCCAAGTTCATGGCAATATTTCAAAATTTGCAAAAGGTTACGATACCGTTTTAGGAGAACGTGGGATTACACTTTCTGGCGGACAAAAACAACGTGTTTCTATTGCCAGAGCCATAATTAAAGATCCTAAAATATTATTATTCGACGATTGCTTATCGGCGGTAGATACAGAAACTGAAGAAAAAATTCTTAAAAATTTATATCGTGTAGCAGCTGGAAAAACCACCGTAATTGTAAGTCACCGTGTGTCTTCAGCTAAAAATGCAGATAAGATTATTGTTTTAGACGATGGTAAAATTCTTCAGCAAGGTTCTCATAAGACATTAATTAATACAGAAGGTTATTATAAAACCTTATATTTAAAGCAACTTAGTGAAAAAGAAATATCGTAA
- a CDS encoding Glu/Leu/Phe/Val family dehydrogenase: MVSEVLNANELYKVDPVFGQQSFNNHEQIVFCNDKDTGLKAIIGIHNTVLGPALGGTRMWNYNNEWEALNDVLRLSRGMTYKAAVTGLNLGGGKAVIIGDAKTQKTPELMKRFGEFVNSLGGKYITAEDVGMETSDMDLVHEVTPYVTGISESKGGAGNPSPVTAYGVYMGMKAAAKFKFGTDNLEGKSILVQGIGHVGETLVDYLTKEGAKVIISDISEARLETVSKLYGATIYRGSDLYSEAVDIYAPCALGATINDDTVNKIQAQVIAGAANNQLANEQIHGAILQDRGIVYAPDFLINAGGIINVYAEIAKYGKDEIMSKTQNIYNTTLEILTNADTHKITTNQAALYVAKARIDARKKENNK, translated from the coding sequence ATGGTTTCAGAGGTTTTAAATGCAAATGAATTGTATAAAGTCGACCCAGTATTCGGCCAACAATCATTTAATAATCATGAGCAAATTGTTTTTTGCAATGACAAAGATACAGGTTTAAAAGCAATTATTGGTATTCATAACACGGTATTAGGACCTGCATTAGGAGGAACTAGAATGTGGAATTATAATAACGAATGGGAAGCACTAAACGATGTGTTGCGTTTATCTCGCGGGATGACTTATAAAGCTGCCGTAACTGGATTAAATCTTGGTGGTGGTAAAGCTGTTATTATAGGTGACGCTAAAACACAAAAGACACCCGAGTTAATGAAACGATTTGGTGAGTTTGTGAATTCATTAGGAGGGAAATACATTACAGCTGAAGATGTAGGTATGGAAACTTCAGATATGGATTTAGTTCACGAAGTTACACCTTATGTTACGGGTATTTCTGAATCTAAAGGTGGTGCAGGAAATCCATCTCCTGTAACAGCTTATGGCGTGTATATGGGAATGAAAGCTGCTGCGAAATTTAAATTCGGAACAGATAATCTTGAAGGAAAATCTATTTTGGTTCAAGGTATTGGTCACGTAGGAGAAACGTTAGTAGACTATTTAACTAAAGAAGGTGCTAAAGTTATTATTAGTGATATTAGCGAAGCACGATTAGAAACGGTAAGTAAATTGTACGGTGCAACAATTTATAGAGGTTCAGATTTATATAGTGAAGCTGTAGATATTTATGCGCCTTGTGCATTAGGTGCTACAATTAACGACGATACTGTAAATAAAATTCAGGCACAAGTTATTGCGGGTGCAGCAAACAATCAGTTAGCTAACGAGCAAATTCATGGTGCTATTTTACAAGATCGTGGCATTGTGTATGCTCCAGATTTCTTAATTAATGCCGGTGGTATTATTAACGTATATGCAGAAATTGCCAAATACGGTAAAGACGAGATTATGAGTAAAACTCAAAATATTTATAACACAACGTTAGAAATTCTTACTAATGCCGATACACATAAAATAACAACAAATCAAGCAGCATTATATGTAGCTAAAGCTAGAATAGATGCACGAAAAAAAGAGAATAATAAATAA